Part of the Ornithinimicrobium flavum genome, ACGGCCCCGAGCACGTCAACGTCATGGACCAGCTGCACGACCCGGACTCGCTGCTCTCCTGGATCCGGGGGCTCATCAAGATCCGGCACGCCTGCCCCGAGCTGGGGTGGGGCGAGCTGTCGATCCTCGAGCACGACGGCCCGCACGCGGTGCTTGCCCACCGCCTGGAGCTGGAGACGACCGCGATCATCGCCCTGCACAACCTGGGGGCCGACCCCGTCACCCTGACGGTGCCGGTCGAGGGTTTCGGCGAGGACCCGCGGGTCGTGGACCTGCTCACCCACGAGGTGCTCGACCCGGCGACGCGGCTGTCCTCCTCGCTCGAGGGGTATGGCGTGCGCTGGCTGCGGGTGCGTCCCGCCGGCGACCTGGCGGTGCCGTGATGCGCATCGGGTTCCACGCCTCGCACGAGCAGATCTCGCCCCGCCAGCTGCTGGCGGACGTCCAGCACGCCGAGCGCGCCGGCTTCCAGATGGCCATGTGCTCGGACCACCTCTTCCCGTGGTCCTCGCAGCAGGGCCACTCCGGCTACACGTGGGCATGGCTGGGCGCGGCCCTGGCCACCACCGACCTGACGTTCGGCTGCGTCTCGGCCCCCGGCCAGCGCTACCACCCCGCAGTGCACGCCCAGAAGATCGCCACCCTGGGGCAGATGTTTCCCGGTCGCTTCTGGGTCGCGCTCGGCAGCGGGGAGAACATGAACGAGCACGTCACCGGCGACCGGTGGCCGACCAAGGAGGTCCGCACCCGACGGCTGGAGGAGTGCGTCGACGTCATCGGCCGGCTGCTCGACGGGGAGGAGGTCACCCACGACGGGCTGGTCACTGTCGACCGGGCCCGGGTCTGGGAGCGGGCCGACCCCCGCCCGCTGCTGGTCGGCCCGGCGACGTCGGTGGCCTCGGCGGCCCGGGTGGCGCGCTGGGCGGACGGCCTCGTGACGCTCAACCAGCCGCTGGACACGCTCCGCGAGCTGCTGGCGGCCTACCGGGAGGCCGGCGGCGCCGGCACCGCGTCGCTGCAGGTCCACCTGTCCTGGGCCCCCACCGAGGAGGACGCCGAGGCGATCGCCCACGAGCAGTGGCGCAGCAACGTCTTCCCCGAGCCGGTCAACTGGGACACCGACACCCCGGAGGCCTTCGACCTCATCGGCGAGCACGTGGGGCCTGAGACCGTGCGGCAGCACGTCCGGGTCTCCTCCGACCTGGGTCAGCACCGGGCCTGGCTGCAGGAGTACGCCGAGCTGGGCTTCGACGACCTGTACCTGCACTTCGTGGGGCAGGAGCAGGAGCGCTTCCTCGACGTCTTCGGTGAGCAGGTGCTGCCGCAGCTCCAGTGACGGTCAGGCGTGCTCGGCCACGAGGTGGCCCAGCAGCCGGCGCACGTCCCGCCCGGCGCAGGGCGTGGGCAGCCCGGCCCGGTGACGTTCGTCCTGCCCGGTGGGCCCTATGCTGCGCTGCGTGGAGTCGGGGAGCTGGGGGTCGTCATTGCGCGGCCGGAGCAGGACGGACAGGCTGCGAGGGTCAGTCAGGACCCGGGGAACAGTGGTGATCACCGGCGTCACTGTTCTCACCGCACTCCTCCTGACCAGCTGCTCAGGTGGCGCACCCTCCGGGCAGGGCCCAGTCACCGCCTCGCCACGGACCGGGGACACGGTGACCGTGCCCGACGTCGGATCGTCCCTCACGGACGAGCAGGTGCGCGCGGTGCTCCGGCAGATGGACGCCGCACTCGGCCAGGGCGACGTGGAGGCGTACCTCCAGCACGTCGATCCGTCGCTCGAGCCCGCCCAGCGCGCGTGGTTCGCGGCGGTGCATGCCGTGCCCATGGACGTGCGCCAGATCCGGTTGGACAGCGTCGTCTCCCGCAACAGTTCCGAGGGGACCGTCGCCCACGTCGGTCTCCGCCACCAGATCACGGGAGGCGACCCGGAGCCGCTGCTGGAGCAGTACCGCTGGGTCTTCGCCCAGGACGGCGACGGGCCGGTCCGACTGGTCGCCAGCACCGGACGCAACGGCGCCCTGTTCGGTCACCCGCAGGTCTGGGACCGCGGTGAGCCGGTGGCGGTCCTCGAGGGTGATCACGTCCTGGTGCTGGCCCCCGAGGGCTCCCGTGCCGAGGCCGAGCTCCTCCTCGACACCCTCGACCTCGCCGCCGGGCGCTCGCTGGAGACCCTGACCTTCCTCGCCCGGGGGCGCGAGGTGCTCGTCGTCCACCTCGTCGGGGCCGAGCTGCTGGAGGAGGCCACCGGTGTCGCGGAGAGCCCCACCGGCGAGCAGCTCCTCAAGGTCTCGCCCGACGAGATCCCCTGGGACGCACCCCGTCTGACCGGTACGGACACGCCCGTCGCGAGCCGGCTGCTGCTCGACGTCGACCTGGCCGTGGACGACCTGTCGGAGCTCGGGGCCAGCCCGG contains:
- a CDS encoding TIGR03885 family FMN-dependent LLM class oxidoreductase, yielding MMRIGFHASHEQISPRQLLADVQHAERAGFQMAMCSDHLFPWSSQQGHSGYTWAWLGAALATTDLTFGCVSAPGQRYHPAVHAQKIATLGQMFPGRFWVALGSGENMNEHVTGDRWPTKEVRTRRLEECVDVIGRLLDGEEVTHDGLVTVDRARVWERADPRPLLVGPATSVASAARVARWADGLVTLNQPLDTLRELLAAYREAGGAGTASLQVHLSWAPTEEDAEAIAHEQWRSNVFPEPVNWDTDTPEAFDLIGEHVGPETVRQHVRVSSDLGQHRAWLQEYAELGFDDLYLHFVGQEQERFLDVFGEQVLPQLQ